In the genome of Pseudopipra pipra isolate bDixPip1 chromosome 4, bDixPip1.hap1, whole genome shotgun sequence, one region contains:
- the MEPE gene encoding matrix extracellular phosphoglycoprotein, producing MKTALVCLCLCLLSTALSTPVPPPLSGRASGNCVGQHRILLKGCNAKHGFYVFKYVYSFSTRRNQTQIKKEEADRKSIIPSRRLDEDNAKQELPEARTTPEHSDNSSTEAIENVIVLRPENRSTPGTGRDAPSPRPGTGTRARGGVGVAGPTPSSSEGSGDLDLVVEVDGDVPIISQGEQPSEVVVGNRSRIRSEDKDVGAPRVVPAEGAMTDGRERAPVTGGAGDEGSGESTVSGQGQEGVMRGTGMGGASLASVTEKTEDVQVDATGVDEYAYIPDSGSVTITRGNLGSTARTTSFTQVSPGKDDEVNIFIRRANIHVGEQETTQAGATVGSEDDSTATAGTSRPLPRLGVTAAPDGGDDDSTPARRQPEGLATTATPSHGDSVTSRPRDAHPTGEDEEGATTIGGYGEGLMTPVPWRVTGGDITVPTVASIRGKDDDEVRGEGQTFKGKPDHLATTTPQQGHDEEATATVPAERASIHVATVPAERASIHVATVPAEGASVHMAATTTASPGVSEGDCTTSSVTASSREAGRSTVVGKGGSREVRPATPKSRGEGQPGAGVRVWPGGAGLDKTPRTDKPPSPSGKASSQTPSRAQTKAGSRGGDAGGRSHATKAGGSPTPQARQDVGSMASGKGRERGRGGETGAAVSGAGGGRLPGHHGRKLGTGAPGTFAALGHSRQVDQLKRADELHVRERAFYSLGRAEGGPHGPYTGLGGADSSQSSEGERDTHSDSGQTGLRHSGWGSPGYPHGRWIQGSL from the exons ATGAAAACAGCCCTGGTctgcctgtgcctgtgcctgctcagcacagccctctcAACACCT GTACCACCCCCGCTGTCTGGGAGAGCTTCTGGGAACTGTGTGGGACAGCACCGG ATACTTCTGAAAGGCTGCAACGCAAAGCATGGCTTCTACGTTTTCAAATACGTCTACTCATTCTCAACGCGGAGGAACCAGACGCAGATAAAG AAAGAAGAGGCTGACCGTAAGAGTATCATCCCCAGCCGCCGGCTGGATGAGGACAATGCcaagcaggagctgccagaggCCAGGACGACCCCGGAGCACAGTGACAATAGCAGCACTGAAGCAATAGAGAATGTGATTGTCCTCAGGCCTGAAAACCGCAGCAccccaggcactggcagggatgctcccagtccTCGCCCTGGCACTGGCACGCGAGCGCGTGGCGGTGTCGGCGTTGCAGGTCCCACCCCGTCCAGCTCAGAGGGCAGCGGTGATCTGGATTTGGTGGTTGAAGTTGATGGTGATGTTCCCATTATCTCTCAGGGTGAACAGCCCAGTGAGGTTGTGGTGGGGAACAGGTCACGTATCAGGAGTGAGGACAAGGATGTTGGTGCCCCCAGAGTGGTTCCTGCAGAGGGGGCGATGACAGATGGGAGGGAGAGGGCCCCTGTCACTGGaggggcaggggatgagggCAGCGGTGAGTCCACTGTCTCTGgccaagggcaggagggtgtcaTGCGAGGCACAGGAATGGGAGGTGCTTCCCTTGCCTCCGTCACTGAGAAGACAGAGGACGTCCAAGTTGATGCCACAGGTGTGGATGAATACGCTTACATCCCCGACTCGGGCAGTGTCACCATCACCCGTGGGAACCTGGGCAGCACAGCGAGGACCACCAGCTTCACCCAAGTCTCTCCAGGCAAGGATGATGAGGTCAACATCTTCATTAGGAGGGCCAATATCCACGTGGGGGAGCAAGAAACCACCCAGGCCGGTGCCACTGTGGGCAGTGAGGATGACAGCACCGCCACTGCAGGAACCAGCAGGCCTCTCCCCAGGCTGGGTGTCACGGCAGCACCTGATGGTGGTGATGATGACAGCACCCCTGCTCGCAGGCAGCCTGAAGGACTGGCCACCACAGCCACCCCAAGCCATGGGGACAGCGTCACCAGCAGACCCAGGGATGCACATCCCACAGGAGAGGATGAGGAAGGTGCCACCACCATTGGTGGCTATGGGGAAGGACTGATGACCCCTGTCCCCTGGAGAGTCACTGGTGGTGACATCACTGTCCCCACAGTTGCCAGCATCCGTGGGAAAGATGATGATGAGGTGAGAGGTGAGGGGCAGACGTTCAAGGGGAAGCCAGATCATCTGGCTACCACAACCCCCCAACAGGGGCATGATGAGGAGGCCACTGCCACTGTCCCAGCTGAAAGAGCCAGCATCCATGTGGCCACTGTCCCAGCTGAAAGAGCCAGCATCCATGTGGCCACTGTCCCAGCTGAAGGAGCCAGTGTCCACATGGCGGCCACTACCACGGCCTCCCCTGGGGTGAGTGAGGGGGACTGCACCACCTCCTCAGTGACAGCCAGCAGCcgggaggcaggcaggagcacCGTggtggggaaaggagggagtCGGGAAGTGAGACCAGCCACCCCAAAGTCCCGTGGGGAGGGACAGCCTGGGGCAGGGGTGAGGGTCTGGCCAGGGGGAGCAGGACTGGACAAGACACCCAGGACAGACAAACCACCATCCCCAAGCGGGAAAGCCAGCAGCCAGACACCGAGCAGGGCCCAGACAAAGGCTGGCAGCCGTGGTGGCGATGCTGGGGGCAGGTCGCATGCCACCAAAGCAGGGGGCAGCCCCACTCCACAGGCACGGCAAGACGTGGGCAGCATGGCATCAGGCAAGGGCCGGGAGAGGGGGCGAGGTGGCGAGACTGGGGCAGCAGTGTCAGGAGCTGGGGGTGGCCGCCTCCCTGGGCACCATGGCAGAAAGCTGGGGACTGGGGCACCGGGGACGTTCGCAGCACTGGGCCACAGCAGACAGGTGGACCAGCTGAAGCGCGCCGATGAACTTCACGTCCGCGAGCGGGCTTTTTACTCCCTCGGCAGGGCAGAGGGCGGCCCCCACGGCCCCTACACTGGCCTTGGGGGTGCTGACAGCAGCCAGTCCTCCGAGGGGGAGCGGGACACCCACAGTGACAGTGGACAAACAGGACTTCGGCACTCAGGGTGGGGATCCCCAGGGTACCCCCATGGCCGCTGGATCCAGGGATCTCTCTAA
- the IBSP gene encoding integrin-binding sialoprotein → MRTVLVFVCLVGMACAFSVKSWLRRAKLDDSEENAVFKNRHRHYLYRYIYVYPPQRRYQGSDSSEEEGDGSEEEEEGGEPFHAGTKVAGHPAGAAPGDCQGGLGGDVASPQQGKDCQGTLKGVRHGTASKGEDSENEDSDENEEEEEEEEEVDENENGINGTSTNTTEGADGPHGNGTAVAEEGTGAAEEEEEEEEEEEEEEEEEEEEEEETEATTIASTTDEEGLTQATTVGDGGPTDATTDATTVGELWDYDVTARDHSRGDEGTTAGGYEEQDEYARGDSYRAYEDEYGYYKGHGYDVYGQDYYYSQ, encoded by the exons ATGAGGACAGTCCTGGTCTTTGTCTGCCTGGTGGGGATGGCGTGTGCCTTCTCG GTCAAGAGCTGGCTGCGGCGAGCCAAGCTGGATGACTCGGAAGAAAACGCG GTGTTCAAGAACAGGCACCGGCATTACCTGTACAGATATATCTATGTGTATCCCCCGCAGCGACGGTACCAG GGCAGTGACTCATCTGAGGAAGAGGGGGATGGctcggaggaggaggaggaagggggg GAGCCGTTTCATGCTGGCACCAAGGTAGCTGGCCatcctgctggagcagcccctggggacTGCCAAGGTGGGCTGGGAGGAGACGTCGCATCTCCCCAGCAG GGCAAGGACTGCCAAGGGACTCTGAAGGGGGTTAGGCATGGAACTGCCAGCAAGGGGGAAGACTCTGAAAATGAAGACAGTGACGagaatgaggaggaggaagaggaggaagaagaagtaGATGAGAACGAGAATGGAATCAATGGCACAAGCACCAACACCACTGAGGGGGCTGATGGACCTCATGGCAATGGCACTGCAGTGGCTGAGGAGGGCACTGGTgcagctgaggaagaggaggaagaggaggaggaggaagaagaagaagaggaggaagaggaggaggaagaggaggaaactGAAGCCACCACCATCGCCAGCACCACCGATGAAGAGGGGCTGACCCAGGCGACCACTGTGGGAGATGGGGGACCCACAGACGCCACCACAGATGCCACCACAGTTGGGGAGCTGTGGGATTATGATGTGACGGCCAGGGACCACAGCCGGGGGGACGAGGGCACCACCGCGGGTGGGTATGAGGAGCAGGACGAGTACGCCCGTGGGGACAGCTACCGGGCCTATGAGGACGAGTACGGCTACTACAAAGGGCACGGCTACGACGTGTATGGCCAGGATTACTACTACAGCCAGTGA